Proteins encoded within one genomic window of Eleutherodactylus coqui strain aEleCoq1 chromosome 1, aEleCoq1.hap1, whole genome shotgun sequence:
- the LOC136615341 gene encoding olfactory receptor 52D1-like: MNTSNHSQNMFSHTEFILFGFPGIVAYRKFLVIPFLSMYVMIWTGNFILIYQICVVRRLMSPMYILISILFTANISSTTSFIPKFILGLSINMNEITLAGCLIQMFCIYFMAIFESGILLTMALDRYVAIYRPLRYNDIMSRQTLVYLVLIGIVRAIIFVSPMVILASYIQYCKSNIILNFVCENMGLLSLACSDISKIQLVGLLVRIFITIPDCCLLLFSYSGILYAAMKIISGKARHKALQTCGMHLLGAVIIYICAVVSSVVYRMHARVSYDVQNLFSAIYMMFPATLNPYIYGLGVKEIRQSLKKSSKRSLVFSSSMHIHNQGCT, translated from the coding sequence ATGAACACATCCAACCACAGTCAGAATATGTTCTCTCACACTGAATTTATTCTCTTCGGGTTTCCAGGGATCGTTGCCTACAGGAAGTTTCTGGTGATCCCATTTCTCTCTATGTATGTTATGATCTGGACTGGTAACTTCATCCTGATATACCAGATCTGTGTAGTAAGGCGTCTTATGTCCCCCATGTACATCCTCATCTCTATACTCTTTACTGCCAACATTTCTTCCACAACTTCCTTTATTCCAAAATTCATCCTTGGCTTGTCCATCAACATGAATGAGATCACTTTGGCCGGTTGCCTCATACAAATGTTCTGTATTTACTTCATGGCTATTTTTGAGTCTGGCATCCTTCTGACGATGGCACTGGACAGGTATGTGGCAATTTATAGGCCACTGCGTTATAATGATATCATGTCTAGACAGACCCTGGTTTATCTGGTCCTGATTGGGATTGTCCGGGCCATTATTTTTGTTTCCCCAATGGTCATATTGGCTTCTTATATTCAATACTGTAAGTCCAACATAATTCTGAATTTTGTTTGTGAGAACATGGGGCTCCTGAGCCTGGCCTGTAGTGACATCTCCAAAATACAACTTGTGGGTCTCCTTGTTAGGATCTTCATCACGATTCCTGATTGTTGTCTACTCTTATTCTCCTATTCCGGCATCCTCTATGCAGCCATGAAGATCATATCTGGTAAAGCTCGGCACAAAGCCTTGCAGACCTGTGGGATGCACCTGCTGGGGGCCGTGATCATATACATATGTGCTGTAGTATCTTCTGTGGTGTACAGAATGCATGCACGCGTCTCCTATGATGTCCAGAACCTGTTCAGTGCGATCTACATGATGTTCCCAGCCACGTTGAATCCCTATATCTATGGATTAGGAGTCAAAGAGATTAGACAGTCCTTGAAGAAATCCTCGAAAAGAAGTTTAGTTTTCTCCTCCTCGATGCACATCCACAAtcaggggtgtacctaa